From the Musa acuminata AAA Group cultivar baxijiao chromosome BXJ3-7, Cavendish_Baxijiao_AAA, whole genome shotgun sequence genome, one window contains:
- the LOC103992478 gene encoding ETHYLENE INSENSITIVE 3-like 1 protein — MEVTVRSGDTTPALPSEARKNVDSNSALPPADEVGPSSRPEDMAAQSPDDAENDDDLQVEDIEAQIWHLKARLKRIRDGKQSRKRQHSTDPATLSELEEQSRKKKMSRAQDGILRYMIKLTEVCNAQGFVYGIIPEKGKPVSGASDSLRAWWKEKVRFDRNGPAALQRYRMEHPVLVPDADSTPQISISKILLELQDTTLGSLLSALIQHCDPPQRRFPLERGVPPPWWPTTKEDWWPEMGFPEDQGPPPYRKPHDLRKAWKTSVLIAVIKHMAPNLEKIRRLVRHSKCLQEKMTAKESMLWNSVLDQESRLLHGQSLPDATGHSHFYTASVSSSPSDYDVKEVENVPNAGLLDQIAAQSGTGKEEAGARLSPYHDQMMADYSQKRVAADEPDQRIYTCDHPRCPHHDYTHGFLDPGSRALHQIHCAYRNAMSQPQSQFLGFQVNDNRRSAVLSAARLDKPIMNGGGPALVSPDVAGIGVAAGGHKSIGELCNFYDANLPMHAAAAAQADMNRLQLQIQMQANALQPASAPNRIQQSPLHPAHQRSGSMAPQAAASMDQNALHATMFMEGNYVAQSTPRFAGDCFGDVSNSMHQTQDLQAQSFPFDPTSGNQNADVHTRFTFTSLLNSSSGEVNDAMGGRLGDSLPKKEDYGWRF, encoded by the coding sequence ATGGAGGTCACCGTGCGCTCTGGTGATACAACGCCAGCTCTGCCCTCCGAAGCTCGCAAGAACGTGGACTCCAACTCTGCCCTCCCGCCTGCTGACGAGGTCGGACCTTCCTCTAGGCCGGAAGACATGGCAGCGCAGTCGCCGGATGACGCTGAGAACGATGACGACCTGCAAGTGGAAGATATCGAGGCACAGATATGGCATCTGAAGGCACGGCTGAAACGCATCAGGGACGGGAAGCAGAGCAGGAAGCGGCAACACTCGACTGATCCCGCCACTCTGAGTGAGCTGGAGGAGCAGTCACGGAAGAAGAAGATGTCGCGAGCCCAGGATGGGATTCTAAGGTACATGATCAAGCTCACGGAAGTCTGCAACGCCCAAGGCTTCGTCTACGGCATCATCCCCGAGAAGGGCAAGCCGGTGAGCGGCGCCTCCGACAGCCTGAGAGCCTGGTGGAAGGAGAAGGTGCGATTCGACCGGAACGGTCCGGCGGCGTTGCAGAGGTACCGGATGGAGCACCCGGTCCTTGTGCCCGACGCCGACAGCACTCCTCAGATCTCCATCTCCAAGATACTGCTCGAGCTGCAGGACACAACGCTGGGCTCCCTGCTGTCTGCTCTGATCCAGCACTGTGATCCTCCGCAGCGACGGTTCCCGCTCGAGCGGGGGGTTCCGCCGCCGTGGTGGCCGACCACAAAGGAGGACTGGTGGCCCGAGATGGGGTTCCCGGAGGACCAAGGTCCGCCGCCGTACCGGAAACCGCACGACCTCCGGAAAGCGTGGAAGACGAGCGTACTCATCGCTGTCATCAAGCACATGGCGCCCAACCTCGAGAAGATAAGGAGGCTCGTCCGGCATTCCAAGTGCCTCCAAGAGAAGATGACGGCAAAGGAAAGCATGCTCTGGAACTCGGTGCTCGATCAAGAGAGCCGGCTGCTGCATGGCCAATCGCTCCCCGACGCGACTGGGCATTCCCACTTCTACACTGCGTCCGTGAGCAGCAGCCCCAGCGACTACGACGTCAAAGAAGTCGAGAACGTCCCAAATGCCGGTCTCCTGGACCAGATCGCGGCGCAGTCGGGCACTGGGAAGGAGGAGGCCGGAGCTCGTCTTTCTCCATACCACGATCAGATGATGGCGGATTACTCTCAAAAGAGGGTGGCAGCCGATGAGCCCGACCAACGGATCTATACATGCGATCACCCTCGATGCCCTCACCACGATTACACCCACGGCTTCCTCGACCCGGGCTCGAGAGCTCTTCACCAGATCCACTGTGCGTATCGCAACGCCATGAGTCAGCCACAGTCTCAGTTTCTGGGGTTCCAAGTGAATGATAACAGAAGAAGCGCCGTTCTCTCTGCGGCCCGTCTCGACAAGCCAATCATGAATGGTGGTGGACCTGCTCTTGTTTCACCTGACGTTGCTGGAATTGGAGTCGCAGCTGGTGGTCACAAGTCCATAGGTGAACTCTGCAACTTCTACGACGCCAATCTCCCGAtgcatgcagcagcagcagctcaggCTGATATGAACCGGCTGCAGCTTCAGATCCAGATGCAAGCCAATGCTCTGCAGCCAGCTTCCGCTCCAAACCGGATTCAGCAGTCTCCTCTGCATCCTGCTCATCAGAGAAGCGGTTCGATGGCTCCTCAAGCTGCCGCGTCCATGGATCAGAATGCTCTGCACGCGACGATGTTCATGGAGGGAAACTACGTCGCACAGAGTACTCCAAGATTTGCCGGCGATTGCTTCGGAGACGTCAGCAACAGCATGCACCAGACCCAAGATTTACAGGCACAAAGTTTTCCTTTCGATCCAACTTCGGGGAACCAAAACGCTGATGTGCACACCAGATTCACATTCACTTCTCTTCTCAACAGTTCGAGCGGGGAAGTCAACGACGCAATGGGTGGACGGCTGGGCGACTCGCTGCCGAAGAAAGAGGACTACGGCTGGAGATTCTAA